In a single window of the Tellurirhabdus bombi genome:
- a CDS encoding bifunctional 5,10-methylenetetrahydrofolate dehydrogenase/5,10-methenyltetrahydrofolate cyclohydrolase — protein sequence MQLLDGKFLSKQIKQEIATEVAQIRERGGKIPHLVAILVGNLGRSETYVSSKMKNCEEIGMKSTLIRFDDTVSEAELLAKVEEVNNNPDMDGLIVQLPLPAHISADKVMETIHPAKDVDGFHPINIGRMAKGLPAYVSATPQGILEMLKRYEIETAGKHCVVVGRSQIVGLPMSILMQRNTYPGNCTVTLTHSRTQNLAEITRTADILVAALGKPEFITADMVKEGAVVIDVGLETVPDPTKKSGFALKGDVKFDEVAPKTSFITPVPGGVGLMTICSLMQNTIKAAQGEIYS from the coding sequence ATGCAGCTTTTAGACGGTAAATTCCTTTCGAAGCAGATCAAGCAGGAAATTGCCACGGAAGTGGCCCAAATCCGCGAGCGAGGCGGTAAAATACCACACCTTGTCGCTATTCTGGTGGGTAATCTGGGACGTAGCGAAACCTATGTTTCCAGCAAAATGAAGAATTGCGAAGAAATTGGCATGAAGTCCACGCTGATTCGTTTCGACGACACAGTGTCCGAGGCTGAGCTGCTGGCCAAAGTAGAAGAAGTAAACAACAATCCTGACATGGACGGACTTATTGTTCAGCTTCCGCTACCGGCGCATATTTCGGCGGATAAAGTAATGGAAACGATTCATCCGGCCAAGGACGTGGATGGTTTTCACCCCATTAACATTGGGCGCATGGCGAAAGGGCTGCCCGCCTACGTTTCGGCAACGCCACAGGGTATTCTGGAAATGCTCAAGCGCTACGAGATTGAAACCGCCGGAAAGCATTGCGTAGTTGTTGGCCGCAGCCAGATCGTGGGTTTACCCATGAGCATTTTGATGCAACGCAATACGTATCCCGGCAATTGCACCGTAACCCTGACCCACAGCCGCACCCAAAATCTGGCCGAAATCACACGTACTGCCGACATTCTGGTCGCAGCCTTGGGAAAACCCGAATTCATCACCGCCGACATGGTTAAAGAAGGGGCCGTTGTGATTGACGTGGGTTTGGAGACGGTTCCCGATCCGACGAAAAAAAGCGGTTTTGCCCTGAAAGGCGACGTTAAGTTTGACGAGGTGGCTCCCAAAACCAGCTTCATTACCCCCGTTCCGGGTGGTGTTGGCCTGATGACGATCTGTTCGTTGATGCAGAATACCATCAAAGCGGCGCAGGGAGAGATCTATAGCTAA
- a CDS encoding TolB-like translocation protein gives MRHWLTAALLVSALSVQAQLLMESEQNPTRLKWYTLRSPHFKLLYPEGMDSTANQTISRLEHVYEPVSKSLGRRPRRLPVLLQNQTTVSNGFVTLLPRRSEFFTTPPQAPFLSGTLNWLDQLALHEYRHVVQYEKGLTGISGVLYHLFGNATLAGISIGMPDWFAEGDAVGAETVLSRSGRGRIPEFDMGFRANLLAGRRFSYPKAVAGSYRDNVPNHYVSGYFLTTKLKREHGADAWSKILTYYYNFPFYPFSFSNAVKRTTGYRVETLYRRTIDELTEDWQNQQRELKLTEATPYATDQNRSFTNYRYPQFIDGKKIIALKSGLGDIEQLVLLSPDGSEQRLHFQGLFNNPDQLSAANGKIVWIEYTPDLRWGQRIFSDIKRLDVATGKVDRLTTRQRYTTVSLSPDGSKLIATRSEEDGRTRLVVLDATSGQEIRTLNNTLNAFYQHPRWKEDNRTIVVVRLAAKGKALEEINTETSERRLLTPEGNENLSHPQPWREWVFYNSPRSGIDNIYAVNTRNGEQFQVTSRPLGAFHAAVSSDGTKLAFHDFSVDGHRVVSMPLEPKQWRPIREIRDQSIRYFGPIVKQDAGIVDFDTVNTGTAVTKKRYNRLANVVNIYSWGPLANSDGQTLTLGVQSLDLLGTTSLAAAYVRNANERTNGFRADLSYRALYPIIDVGLAVGQRRTSAYTDRREPLDSLQSDLWNYTQLTAGLRLPLRLTRSRFQQNASLSAYYNYQGVRGYELPVRFYSEVGGSALHYMNYGASYDLLMKQSKRDVAPRWGLALSGSLRNTPFSPGLRAQNWAVNGSVFLPGIGKHHSLRFRGGYQQQWGLTDANPQHLYRFSGAVFYPRSVPYVAYDRLQTASAEYRLPLLNPHWAIGRWIYIQRIKGMVFTDVARGESRLPLQNGQFRNVLNNEQVVGADVSFVFNPLRLRTNLEAGVRTIYNVKTARWNVDLLVVDIGF, from the coding sequence ATGCGCCATTGGTTGACTGCCGCCTTGCTGGTCAGTGCTTTAAGTGTTCAAGCTCAGCTTTTGATGGAGTCGGAGCAAAATCCGACCCGTTTAAAATGGTATACGCTGCGGAGTCCGCATTTCAAATTGCTTTACCCCGAGGGCATGGATTCGACGGCTAACCAAACGATCAGCCGCCTCGAACACGTTTATGAGCCAGTTAGTAAATCGTTAGGTCGTCGCCCGCGCCGTTTGCCCGTACTGCTGCAAAACCAGACAACGGTCAGCAATGGATTTGTCACGCTCTTGCCCCGGCGAAGTGAGTTTTTTACCACGCCTCCCCAGGCTCCTTTTTTATCGGGTACTCTCAATTGGCTCGATCAGTTGGCTTTGCACGAATACCGCCACGTGGTTCAGTATGAAAAAGGCTTAACGGGGATTTCCGGAGTTCTGTATCACCTGTTTGGAAATGCAACGCTCGCCGGAATTTCGATTGGTATGCCCGACTGGTTTGCCGAAGGCGACGCCGTGGGCGCGGAAACCGTTTTGAGTCGAAGCGGGCGGGGGCGTATTCCAGAATTTGACATGGGTTTCCGGGCCAATTTGCTGGCTGGTCGGCGATTCAGTTACCCCAAAGCGGTGGCTGGATCGTACCGCGATAATGTGCCAAACCATTATGTATCGGGTTATTTTCTGACGACCAAGCTGAAGCGCGAACACGGAGCCGACGCCTGGAGCAAAATTCTGACCTATTACTATAACTTTCCCTTTTATCCGTTTTCTTTCTCAAACGCGGTGAAACGAACTACGGGCTACCGGGTCGAAACCTTATATCGCCGCACCATTGATGAACTGACGGAAGATTGGCAAAACCAGCAACGTGAATTAAAACTGACCGAAGCGACTCCCTACGCAACGGATCAAAACCGCAGCTTTACCAATTACCGCTACCCGCAATTTATTGACGGTAAAAAGATAATTGCCCTTAAATCTGGCTTGGGTGATATTGAGCAACTGGTATTGCTGTCGCCAGATGGTTCAGAGCAACGCCTTCATTTTCAGGGTTTGTTCAATAATCCAGATCAATTGTCGGCTGCCAATGGAAAAATCGTCTGGATTGAGTATACGCCCGATCTGCGCTGGGGGCAGCGCATTTTTTCCGACATCAAAAGGCTCGATGTGGCTACGGGAAAAGTAGACCGGCTTACCACCCGCCAACGGTACACCACCGTTTCCTTGTCGCCCGATGGCAGCAAGCTCATTGCTACTCGGAGCGAGGAAGATGGCCGGACACGGCTGGTCGTTCTGGACGCTACGTCCGGGCAGGAAATTCGGACGCTGAATAACACACTAAATGCATTTTATCAGCATCCCCGCTGGAAAGAAGATAACCGTACGATTGTCGTAGTTCGACTGGCAGCCAAGGGAAAAGCGCTGGAAGAAATCAATACCGAAACCAGTGAAAGACGGCTTTTAACGCCCGAGGGAAACGAAAACCTAAGCCATCCGCAGCCCTGGCGGGAGTGGGTATTTTATAACTCCCCGCGCTCGGGAATCGATAATATCTACGCCGTCAATACCCGCAATGGGGAACAGTTTCAGGTAACCTCCCGTCCATTGGGGGCGTTCCATGCGGCTGTTTCGTCGGACGGAACTAAGCTGGCTTTTCATGATTTTTCGGTCGATGGGCACCGGGTTGTTTCCATGCCGTTGGAGCCGAAGCAGTGGCGGCCAATTCGGGAAATACGTGACCAGTCGATTCGGTATTTTGGGCCTATTGTTAAGCAGGACGCCGGAATCGTCGATTTTGACACGGTAAATACCGGAACAGCGGTCACTAAGAAGCGCTACAATCGACTGGCCAATGTAGTCAATATTTACAGCTGGGGGCCTCTGGCCAATTCGGATGGGCAAACCTTGACGCTGGGCGTTCAATCGCTTGATTTGTTGGGGACTACCTCGCTGGCGGCGGCTTATGTGCGAAATGCTAACGAACGAACCAACGGCTTCCGGGCCGATTTGAGTTACCGGGCTCTGTATCCAATTATTGATGTTGGATTGGCGGTTGGTCAGCGTCGTACATCGGCCTACACCGACCGTCGCGAGCCGCTGGATTCGTTGCAAAGTGATCTGTGGAATTATACGCAGCTAACGGCTGGGCTGCGTTTACCGCTGCGCCTGACCCGCTCCCGTTTTCAGCAAAATGCGAGTTTGTCGGCCTATTACAATTACCAGGGTGTACGCGGCTATGAATTACCCGTTCGATTTTACAGCGAAGTGGGCGGAAGTGCGCTGCACTACATGAATTATGGAGCGAGCTATGATCTGCTGATGAAGCAAAGCAAGCGCGATGTAGCACCGCGCTGGGGCCTTGCTCTGAGTGGCTCTTTGCGCAACACGCCTTTTTCGCCGGGGCTTCGGGCGCAGAACTGGGCCGTGAACGGAAGCGTGTTTTTACCCGGCATCGGCAAGCATCACTCCCTGCGGTTCCGGGGAGGCTACCAGCAGCAATGGGGCCTGACCGACGCCAATCCGCAGCATCTTTACCGTTTTTCAGGAGCGGTATTTTATCCGCGTAGCGTTCCTTACGTGGCCTACGACCGACTGCAAACGGCCAGCGCTGAATACCGCCTCCCGCTTTTGAATCCGCATTGGGCCATTGGCCGCTGGATCTACATTCAACGCATTAAGGGGATGGTTTTTACGGATGTAGCCCGGGGAGAAAGCCGCTTACCGCTTCAGAATGGCCAGTTTCGGAACGTACTAAATAACGAGCAGGTCGTAGGCGCGGACGTATCGTTTGTGTTCAATCCGCTGCGTTTGCGGACCAATTTGGAAGCGGGGGTCCGCACGATCTACAACGTAAAGACGGCTCGCTGGAACGTGGATTTGCTGGTCGTTGATATTGGATTTTGA
- a CDS encoding aldehyde dehydrogenase family protein: MDSLSQDKLTKFHIQAIFSAQRDQAASVAQTTAAQRIEKLKQLRAYILNHLDDIQNALYADFKKPASEVLIGEISALTGELNHTIKHLKQWMKPQRVPTTLSFVGTSSQIYYEPKGVVLIISPWNYPFALAIKPLISAIAAGNVAVIKPSELTPHTSAEIRKMLEFLFPKEEVAVVEGDAEVAQVLLELPFNHIFFTGSTAVGKLVMAAAAKHLASVTLELGGKSPCIVDQTADVRATAQRVAWGKCINNGQTCIAPDYLLVHQSVKGPFMEAYQQAIQQMYNPDGKGIEASESYARIVNQRHYQRLRALLDDALSKGARITQGGMTNEADCFVEPTVLENVNDSMQLMQEEIFGPLLPVIPYETKEDVIQHISQRGKPLALYIHSRHEPTIQYFLKNTTAGDTVINEVLMHFANPELPFGGVNGSGIGKSNGFFGFQEFSNARGVMRRQFGTLKFIYPPYTAKVKKLIGYMTRYL, encoded by the coding sequence CTTTCCCAAGACAAGCTGACAAAATTTCATATTCAGGCTATTTTTAGCGCCCAACGCGACCAGGCTGCTTCGGTAGCTCAGACCACAGCGGCACAGCGGATCGAAAAGCTAAAGCAGTTACGGGCGTATATCCTCAATCATCTTGATGACATACAAAATGCATTGTACGCTGACTTCAAGAAACCGGCATCCGAAGTGCTGATCGGGGAAATCAGCGCCTTAACGGGCGAACTGAATCACACCATCAAACACCTGAAACAATGGATGAAGCCGCAACGGGTTCCAACCACCCTGAGCTTTGTGGGCACATCCAGTCAGATTTATTATGAGCCAAAAGGCGTGGTTCTGATTATCTCGCCCTGGAACTACCCGTTTGCGCTGGCCATTAAGCCCCTGATTTCGGCAATCGCTGCCGGAAACGTAGCCGTGATAAAACCGTCGGAGCTAACGCCGCATACCTCCGCCGAAATTCGAAAAATGCTCGAATTTTTGTTCCCGAAAGAAGAGGTGGCGGTGGTAGAAGGCGACGCAGAAGTGGCTCAGGTGCTGCTGGAGCTTCCGTTTAATCACATCTTTTTCACGGGTAGTACAGCTGTTGGAAAGCTGGTGATGGCGGCGGCGGCAAAACATCTGGCCTCCGTGACGCTGGAATTGGGTGGTAAATCGCCCTGCATCGTGGACCAGACCGCAGATGTGCGGGCAACAGCCCAGCGGGTAGCTTGGGGAAAGTGCATCAATAACGGCCAAACCTGCATTGCTCCTGATTATCTGCTGGTGCATCAGTCGGTAAAAGGACCCTTTATGGAGGCTTACCAACAAGCCATTCAGCAAATGTATAACCCCGATGGCAAAGGCATCGAGGCGTCGGAAAGCTACGCCCGAATTGTGAATCAGCGACACTACCAACGCCTTCGGGCTCTGCTGGACGATGCGCTTAGCAAAGGAGCGCGAATTACGCAGGGCGGAATGACCAACGAGGCCGATTGCTTTGTGGAACCCACGGTACTAGAAAATGTGAACGACTCCATGCAGCTCATGCAGGAAGAGATTTTTGGCCCGTTGTTGCCGGTAATTCCATACGAAACCAAGGAAGATGTGATTCAGCACATTAGCCAGCGGGGGAAGCCACTGGCGCTGTACATCCACAGCCGCCACGAGCCGACCATTCAGTATTTTCTGAAAAACACCACGGCAGGGGACACCGTAATCAATGAAGTGTTGATGCATTTTGCCAATCCGGAATTGCCGTTTGGAGGTGTTAACGGGAGCGGTATCGGAAAGTCAAATGGCTTTTTTGGATTCCAAGAATTCTCCAATGCCCGGGGCGTGATGCGTCGCCAGTTTGGGACGTTGAAATTCATTTATCCACCTTACACGGCCAAGGTAAAAAAATTGATTGGCTACATGACGAGGTATTTGTAA